The following coding sequences are from one Coffea arabica cultivar ET-39 chromosome 11e, Coffea Arabica ET-39 HiFi, whole genome shotgun sequence window:
- the LOC140021294 gene encoding uncharacterized protein: MDEGGLGFKSLSDQVDAFNMKLWWWLQERNTFWAELMFEKYIGRGHLMEVNENYGSHTWRRMCSIRHAADQQMFWQLGREVMDFWRDRWALHALLINLSIMEDPPQLRVWELWQRDAWNLRVQPSQHDVVVWNASPSGIFSSQCAYELVPKRKSSSLIHSIIWNPMLPIKYFFLAWRVLYGFLPLDTLLQQRGMLLASKCEFCEEEESARHLFFAGGIAVQPRKLWGLVIWWKAPSEGRYKLNIDASVKNGRASGGGAIRDHQGRVVVAFVNELGSMGVLEDKAAALQSGLQICISRHL; the protein is encoded by the exons ATGGATGAGGGTGGTCTGGGGTTCAAATCACTCTCGGATCAGGTCGATGCCTTCAACATGAAGTTATGGTGGTGGTTGCAGGAAAGAAATACTTTTTGGGCAGAATTAATGTTCGAAAAATATATTGGCAGGGGTCATCTTATGGAGGTTAACGAGAATTATGGGTCGCATACTTGGAGACGAATGTGCTCTATCCGTCATGCTGCTGATCAGCAAATGTTCTGGCAGTTAGGTCGTGAAGTTATGGATTTTTGGAGGGATCGCTGGGCTCTTCATGCCCTGCTTATCAATCTCAGCATCATGGAGGACCCACCGCAGCTGAGAGTCTGGGAGTTGTGGCAGAGAGATGCTTGGAAT CTAAGGGTTCAGCCTTCTCAGCATGATGTAGTAGTGTGGAATGCTTCTCCATCAGGCATATTTTCTTCCCAATGTGCCTATGAGCTGGTCCCAAAGAGGAAAAGCTCTTCACTAATTCATAGCATTATTTGGAACCCAATGCTTCCAATCAAGTACTTCTTCCTGGCGTGGAGAGTGCTGTATGGATTCTTACCTCTTGACACCCTGTTGCAGCAAAGAGGGATGTTGTTGGCATCAAAATGTGAATTCTGCGAGGAGGAGGAGAGTGCGCGACACCTCTTTTTTGCTGGTGGGATTGCAGTGCAA CCACGAAAACTTTGGGGGCTAGTAATTTGGTGGAAAGCTCCCTCTGAAGGAAGGTATAAATTGAATATTGATGCAAGCGTCAAGAATGGGAGAGCGTCAGGTGGTGGTGCTATTCGTGATCATCAGGGTAGGGTAGTGGTTGCTTTTGTCAATGAGCTTGGCAGCATGGGAGTTTTGGAGGACAAGGCAGCTGCTTTACAGTCCGGTTTACAAATTTGTATTTCTAGACACTTGTAG